From the Glandiceps talaboti chromosome 10, keGlaTala1.1, whole genome shotgun sequence genome, one window contains:
- the LOC144440604 gene encoding beta-1,4 N-acetylgalactosaminyltransferase 2-like, with translation MFLSSSRVRFKLPAKAVRAIIWISLLLGASIPIVNFLLVVDGGSNVQSNSANTFKRANEVWRKWENGVHNTPEIETTGEELPWCICRRDPHGVNSYLTSKITTRRQRELEEWERREKLKEDPIVVCQAMSPLTYIGGGITIEPLDAIKIPGLSVDKSIEILDENFGKSKYVFTFRAMKGKGSVNLELPDKDPRNKQLEITHDHWGDEVKVFVTSDLELINYFLKHVSYQSLPRDINERDVVEISFLNFTVSVHIHIKKRSRPILFDPGESLHTKVTVITKTYERHEQVNRLVQSINKFYPLLTIIVADDSEFPPKINGSNVKHFKMPPGEGWFAGRNLALSQVRTKYFLWVEDDCEFTTETKLENFIEKFEKSTQNLDIIGGTFLHDKKNNYCKGCRTFQFRHGHPAEGDCLFVTEGSEQVRLSQFRQCDGADVVDNFFMAKTQSVRQVGFDPAFDRVGHWEFFADAFGRLRIVTCTDVSIQRRPAANGKYQKYESIWDSYAQNAHVQFKNNLKCMRLF, from the coding sequence ATGTTCTTGTCCAGTAGCCGCGTACGATTCAAACTCCCTGCAAAGGCAGTTAGAGCAATTATTTGGATAAGCTTACTACTGGGAGCGTCAATTCCTATCGTGAACTTTCTACTTGTTGTTGATGGTGGATCGAACGTGCAGTCGAACTCGGCGAACACATTTAAAAGGGCCAACGAAGTTTGGAGGAAATGGGAAAATGGCGTCCACAATACGCCGGAAATTGAGACTACAGGTGAGGAGTTGCCATGGTGTATTTGTCGCAGAGATCCCCACGGAGTAAATTCTTACTTGACGTCAAAGATTACAACAAGAAGGCAACGAGAACTTGAAGAATGGGAAAGACGGGAGAAATTGAAAGAAGACCCCATTGTAGTCTGCCAAGCAATGTCACCGTTGACATACATAGGGGGCGGTATAACTATCGAACCCTTAGACGCCATAAAAATACCTGGCCTGTCGGTCGACAAAAGTATTGAGATACTGGACGAAAATTTTGGCAAATCGAAATATGTCTTCACGTTTCGTGCAATGAAAGGGAAGGGTTCGGTAAATTTGGAATTGCCAGACAAAGACCCCCGGAATAAGCAGCTGGAAATAACACACGATCATTGGGGTGATGAAGTGAAAGTATTTGTAACTTCCGATCTTGAGCTTATCAATTACTTCCTGAAGCATGTGTCCTATCAAAGTCTGCCCAGAGATATCAACGAAAGAGACGTTGTcgaaatatcatttttgaatttCACAGTTTCTGttcacatacatatcaaaaagcGCTCAAGACCAATTTTGTTCGATCCAGGAGAATCGTTACACACTAAGGTAACCGTTATTACGAAGACTTACGAAAGACACGAACAAGTAAACAGACTGGTTCAAAGCATAAATAAATTTTACCCACTCTTGACGATTATCGTAGCAGACGACTCAGAGTTCCCGCCAAAAATTAACGGGTCGAATGTGAAACACTTCAAAATGCCTCCTGGTGAAGGGTGGTTCGCGGGAAGAAATCTTGCCCTCAGTCAAGTCCGAACGAAATACTTTTTATGGGTTGAAGACGACTGTGAATTCACAACTGAAACAAAACTTGAAAACTTTATCGAAAAATTTGAAAAGTCAACCCAAAATCTGGATATCATCGGAGGAACTTTTTTgcacgataaaaaaaataattattgcaAAGGGTGTAGGACGTTTCAGTTCAGACACGGTCACCCAGCGGAAGgcgattgtttgtttgtgaccGAAGGATCCGAGCAAGTTAGACTGAGCCAGTTTCGTCAATGCGATGGGGCTGATGTTGTAGATAACTTTTTTATGGCAAAGACGCAGTCAGTAAGACAGGTTGGTTTTGACCCAGCTTTTGACAGAGTTGGACACTGGGAATTTTTTGCTGACGCTTTCGGTCGTCTTAGGATAGTGACGTGTACTGACGTCAGCATTCAACGTCGACCGGCCGCTAACGGCAAATATCAAAAGTACGAATCGATTTGGGACTCGTATGCACAAAATGCACACGTGCAGTTTAAGAACAatttgaaatgcatgagattgttttag